In Octopus sinensis linkage group LG6, ASM634580v1, whole genome shotgun sequence, the sequence taccctaggtatgataaaaaagggatgtcagaaacatctagataaggtCTCAGAGAAATCTAAAAGATTGTACTGACAAGCACTACCCacgtccttagaaaaaccctatccatttaaatgtctgtgttgtattacatgaatatatttcgcTACTCCCCCCTTCTCcgcaagctttcagtcatattgcaacatcttatccttcactcgccattggacactgggtgtgtctcggtAAGAGACTGTAACAGACATGCTGAttaaaagtaatgataataataataataataataataataataataataataataataataataataataataataatgataataataataataataataataataataatagcagtagtagtagtagtagtagtagtagtagtagtaataataataataataatgataataataataaccggatattattataaaagatcacacaaaaaggatgtgtttattaattgacatgagtattccctgtgatcacaatatagcggcgaaagaatttgacaaaattagtaaatataaagacctgctaatagaaattgaaaaaatgtggcatctcaaggcgactacagtaccagtgattgtaggatctctaggaatgataaaaaaaggtactgaaacctatttgaaaatgattccaggcttactatccctacaggaagtgcaaaaaatcgtattaactggaacggctcatgtactgagacgAGCACTAtctctgtgaaaataacatccatccatgaatttatttatttattaatttttaaatacatattttatctgtgaatttgcgcgtgtaatctaggaatgcatacaatgcccttctctgccctaggtgtatggaaaacattcggcgagaaacggaagaaaatttgaagaaagaaggaaaaaacataataataataataataataataataataataataataataataataataataataataataatagtagtgcaattttccgtataacatacagaaaattgcactactaggcactgcacacatcctacgcagaacactttccatacaataaccatcagagcatcacaacaaatcacagcacatacccaaggcacacagagctgcgctcggtagtgaagtgaaagcacgctataaaaataaaactactgaatattaataataataataatggagtcttaattgagaaagaaagtaaactatgctgaatcatagatatagcatgcctacAATATTACAACAAGTTATgcggtaagaaagaaagaaaagtcgataggtacgacaggttagcttgggaggttaagcagttgtagtcgatgaaaaagttggtagtagtagcaataattgtcgaagtcctgggaacagtgagtaaaaatgtcgagaagtacatggaagaaataggggctgcaataagggtggagcacttgcagaaaacagctctgcttggaaccgctcgaatactccggaaggtgctcgaaaaataagaagcgttaccttagttcactgatagtgaacagctgatgccgtagtacatctccagctttagaagctgtgcaaaggcaatgatgatgatgatgatgatgatgataataataataataaataataataataataataataataataataataataataatcatggggACGATAGGAAAAATTGATGTTTAAAGAATGTTGACTTACCGGAAATACCACCAAGACTAGATGTTTTGTTACAGTCGTCTCTTTCCTGATTCTTTCTGACGCATACATTGTAAGTAATGGAGAACACTAAACCAGATGAACATGCCATTTTACCCATGGATCTACCCAGAACACAAATGGAGTATACACTGCAATTTTTCGCGTCCCTTACGAAGGTCGCCATACTGCTAGCATGTTCACGTTCGCATATATTACTCTCATCTGTGTAGCCCAATACTACGATTGCAGCAATGATAGCCACTATGCTTAGGTACTTGTACATGTTGGTTATAGTCTTGTTGATAATTTcggaagaaatgaaagacaaaaatctaTGCAATGAGTAACAACCGCCGTCTCAAGTGACTCTGAGGAAACCCCGAGAAAAGCAAGGCTCTTTTATACATATAATCTGGGTGTAGACCGCATTAGATGACTCAACCCGTTCAATGTGGTTTCTTAACAATTTCAAAGAGtttttgtacacaaacacatacacatacacatgcgcgcgcacacacacacacacgtatgtatatacatgtgtgtgtgtgtataatatgtatgcttacacacacgcatatatattcaaatatgtatgtatgtatgtatgtatgtatgtatgtatgtatgtatgtatgtatgtatgtatctatctatctatctatctatctatacgcacatacacatacacacgcatacacatacacacacacttagtgagatagaaatagagaaagagagagagagagtaagatagaaagagagagtgaaagtgataAATACGTATTTAtggatacatatacgtatatttatagtTGTTTGTCACTTTGaacatacgcctatacatacatgtcacatgtgcatgtatatacacaaactattatataattatacacgcacgcgcacatgcgTACGCATAATTCCTCTGCTGATATGTAAGACCTAGTGCTGCTTTCATACATGCAATCGCACCGCTAGGTCAGCGTAAACCACATTCTTACTTATTAATAATCAGGTCAATATTTACGCTTTGCAGCAGATCCAACAGAAATCATTATTGTGAAACTTTTAAGTGACTATTATAAGTGATATTTCAAGAAATATctctaaaacatacacacaaaaaaagagaggaaaaaaacagGTTTCTAGTGATATTTCTTATTGTGAAACAGTTACAAAAACATTTGTTGATTTTGTGCTGAAGgaaaaacttaacatttttttaacTGAAAAATCGTCA encodes:
- the LOC115213031 gene encoding uncharacterized protein LOC115213031; protein product: MYKYLSIVAIIAAIVVLGYTDESNICEREHASSMATFVRDAKNCSVYSICVLGRSMGKMACSSGLVFSITYNVCVRKNQERDDCNKTSSLGGISDDKLCDDYPNGNNRNPENCHSYIPCFNHTSMTVMQCPDRLHFSLKLQRCVLAKESDCEIEKSKN